The sequence AAGGCTCAAGTTGACCAGACCAGACTCCTTGGCGGCCCGTCCTGCGCAGGAGAGCCTACAGAGCAGCCCGGCCATGGACGTCAAGTGACAGGAAGGGACCGCCAGTtccggcagcggcggcggctgcCCGGGGCCCCCAGCGTCCGCGCGGCCCCGGAGCCCCAGCGATCTGGCTCTGGGGGACGTGAGTCCCGCTGAGGGGCCTCCATGGGGACGTCACAGCGCGTTTTGTAGAGATGTTTGTCTAGAACGAAATCCTTAGCCTTTCGTGTCCTCTTACACCATTTGGGGATGAAGACATGTTGACAATTAGCAAGAAACTTTTCAATTATCTGCCTGATTCCATCATGTTTTCTTAACATGATAACTTCAAAAATTAACATCCTTTGTAATTTCCTTAGTCTTCCAAGGTGCACCGCTTTTTACTTaccttatttacattttaaatatgcccACTTAGCAATTGGAACAAGTTAAATTGTTCTTAATTAGAAGTAGTTTGGAAATTTTACTcctttgtttctccctccccctgtgctgACTTCCGGTGACATGGGCCCGTGTTCTGTGACGCGGTCCGTGTCCAGCCTTGTCGCTGGACATTTTCCAGAGACTCCCTTTGAAGCCACTTTTGCCCGTAAAGGAGATGTTGTCACCGTGGATTCCTTCAATGCCCTCATTTTCATATTCAGAGTCATTACTTGGTGTGTAATAAACTAGTGTTTGGAACTGAGGTTTTCACACGAGTGGCTTTATTTATCACAACAGATAATAGTGGGTTTTCTCGCGGTACAGACTCACCTTCAAGAAACATTTACTCGGAGGCAGTTTGCACACGAAAGAAGCAGGTAAATCAGACCAGACCATGTGGAGGGGGTGCCGTACATGAAACCCTTTATTTGTTAGACTGGGGTCGCTTGGGTCCGTCTGCCTTCTTACTGGGATTCGCTCTCAGTCCTCACACGAGTGTGGTGCGGACAGGCGGCCGTTCCAGGCCTCCGCGTGCATGTGCCCCGTCCCCCTCTCAGGGCTGGGGTCCAGCTGGCGCACCTGGGCCTGTGTCTGAGGTGCGCGGTGACCGCTGACGGGCCGTTGTAAATGCGCTAGGGACGGCTCCGGACAACGGGTCGACGAAGGACACTCTCAGGGACTAAGTGTCCTGTCGCTGCCGTTGAGGACACGAGGGGAGGCCAGGAGGGCCGTGAGGGCCGTCTGGATGACATGTgtcgccgccccccgcccccagagcGCTGCGGCTCCTCGCGTCCTTCCGGGGCTCCCCGCTGGCGTCGGCACTGGCTTCTCGCTTcctctggttttgttttaggAACTTCTAGAACCTGACTTCTCCCCGCCGCCTCCCATCACGGCTCCTTGGCAGGCTGAGGTGTCACAGATGCCAGGGGTTCCCTGAGCACCGACAGCACCGGGGAGGCCAGGATCACCTGGAGGCCCGGGCTCGCCGTGGGCCCCGTCTCGGCCGTCTTTGCTGACGCCAGGCACACCCTGCGGTCCTGGAGACGCAGCAGGAAGGTGAGTGTAGACCTAAGCCTAGAACAGCCACTGAGCCTCCCGCCCCTCGCCCTTCTGTGTGGGGCTTATTTAAGACtgtgcggggggcaggggggagaacGAGGGCAGAGGATGAGGCGGGGAGGAGGTGGGGCCCGGGGCCTGTCCCCAGTGCCTCGGCTCAGACCGGAGCAGGGCTCCCGGGGAGCTGAGGGAAGAGAGCCGAGCCGGGGGTGGGGCTGCAGGGCTGCCTGGTGAGTGGGGACAGGTGACAGTCAGCATGGCCTGCGCGGGAGCCCTGTGGGGCGTGCGCCTTGGGGATGGGCCCCCTGGGTAGGTGGAGCAGGATAGggcagctgggggcggggggcacggAGCAGGGGTGCGGCCTCAAGGGCCGGCGGAGGAGAGGCCTGGGTGCTCAGGGAGGACTGGAACGTGGTCTCCGCCCGGCCCACGGTGTGGGGGCGCATGGAAGGCTGTGCGAGGGGACTCAGGTGTCCTGTGAGGCTGGCCCGGGCTGCATCGCGGGGCCGGGGGGCTCCTCATTGGACACTAAACCTCAGGATACATGTGGGCCAACTCGGAGGGAATTCTGGAATGTGACCGCCCCGGACGCCAGCCTGCTCTCGCCCAGCGGAAACCGACCGTGACGAGACCTGCCCAGACCCGGTGTCGCTCCGACGGGTCGGTCTGACAGTTCCTGGCAGTTCCCGACCATCTGAGATGGCTTCGCCCAGAGAAAGACATCGTGACACGCGTTCCCCACCCAGGTGCAACCCCGGGCCAAGTCCCAGCGCCCTGGGAAAGCTGCCGGTGACCGGCACTCACCTCGCAGCCCCTGGTCCCCAGCCGGCCCGTCCAGTCCCGCGCCCGCCGCGCCTTTGTCTCCTCTGTCTCCCGGAGCCCCTGTCGGAAAGCACCGGACACGTGAGGACCCGGCTGGGGTTCGAGGGGGGACCCACCAGCGTGTCACCCGCCTTCTGACGGGCAGGGCTCCGCCTGCTGAGTGTTCTCCTGAAGTGAAAACACTCAGAGAAGCAACACGCCCCCCGGGAGTGAGGGCGATGGAGGCCTGTTCGCGAGGGTGTTCGTAGCAGGCCAGAAGGCCTTCAGATCCCTGCTCGGAGCAACCTGCGGCCTGCTGGATGCCTGCTGCTGGATGCCTACTGCTGGAGGACAGCAGGGCCTCGCGCCCCGAGCCGGCACCGGAGACGCTCAGAGCCTGCAGCCGTCCTGCGGCCGCGCCAAACCGTGGGACCGTGACCTCGGGACCGTGACCTCGGGATGGACACCGCATCTGCGAAGATGTGTTTGTCTCCAGGGCGGAAACTGTTCAGCCTTGGAGTTTCTCGAATACAAGGGCAGCAGCCCTGCTCATCCTGGAAGGGCCGGACTTGCAGTAAACTTTGTCTCaccaaggaagagaggaaatcaCAGTTAAGTTTCTCTCAGAAACGGTTTTCTTATGCTTTTTCTTAGAAACAGAACTCCTGGATCAGTAAGCGGGCGCGGACCGGAATGCCGAGCTCTAAGTCCAGAACTGGGGCCGGGCGGCCCGGTGGCGGGAGGCGGGTGGGATGCGGTGCACACTCGGACAGGAGTGCGTGTTAAAGGCCGTTTTGGAAAAGCCCAGTGTCCACGAGTTCCCACTCGTGTCATCCACGAGGCCCGGTCCATGGGGAGGGCGTCCGCGGCTGCGGCTCGGCGGGGACCTGCACGGACCCTGTCAGCAACGGGGCCCAGCCATGAGGCCATGCGGTTTCTGCACTGCACCTCCCAGCGCTTAGGACGGAGTTCTGTGTGATTGTTGCCTTTTACAACAGAAGCGCTCGCGTGCGCCAGTTTTTCAGGGGCGGATGCAGTTAAGCGTGAACAGGCTCCTGCTGTTCCTCCCTCACATTTTGtctgcccccgcccccgaccGCTGTTCTGATGGTGTCCGTGGGGCCCGCGGCATGAAGAAGGGGTTAACCGGGCTGCACAGAGGTCGGCGCGGCCCACTCACCTCTGGGCCCCGGGTCTCCCAGCTCTCCGGTGGGACCACGGTATCCAGGGGGCCCTCGGGCACCAGGGTGGCCGATGGAGCCCGGGGGTCCTGGGGGACCTGGGGGCCCCGCTGGACCAGGCCGGCCTGCAGATCCGGGTGCTAAAGGCTTCCTCAGGTGGGCGGCTAACTGTGCGATTTGTtcttttggaaaaacaaagatgCAAGCGCTTACTCGAGGAGGATCAGCAAAGGCCGCCCGCCAAGGCAGAAAAGATCGAGGCCCCTAACTCTCTTCGGGGCGCAGCCCTGATACTGCTCCCTCTCCCGCGTGCCCAGGAGGAGGTGCTCATTTTGGGAGGAGTCCTTACAAATCCTCTGGCGCAAAGTGGCCAAGAGCTGGCCACTTCGTCCGTGAAGGCTGGAAGGCGCAGGTCTCCGTCCCTGCTGCCGGCGACCCAGACATCTAGACCCGCCCCCCGTGCCCCTGCCTGTGCGGAAGCCGGGGGAGGGAGCCCCCGCCGGGCTCAGATGGAGACTAGCCGCCccccagggaggagagaggtggaggaggCCGGGGTGCGCAGGGGTGGAGGGCACTCACCACCGAGCATCCCTCCGCACAGCTCCCGGATGTGCTGTTCGCTGGCTTCTCGCCCCTGAAATTCACCCCGTCAGTGCGGCTGCAGACTGGGGGCAGCCGGCTCCCTTAGACGCGGCCCCCCGCCCCACATCAGTCTCGGAAAAGTGACCAAGGCCGGCGAACACCACCCTCAACAGAGGGAAAGACGTACCGGGACTCCGGGCTTCCCGGTGATGCCAGGCAGGCCTTGTACTCCTGGGAAGCCCACGGGGCCGGGCGGGCCTGGGAGGCCCTCGACGCCACTGGTGCCGTTGGGACCCTGGATGCCCTTTGGGCCCAGCTCCCCTCGACTGCCGGACTAGAGGAAACAGGACGAGGCAGGCCGGAGTGCGCAGCGGCCAgcagctgctgccccacccccacaggccgGCCCGGCGTCTCCTTTGGACTTGGTTGCTGGAACAGCTGGCGGCCACTTACCTCTCCTTTGGGTCCGACCGCACCACCGGGACCCTGCAAGAGAGCGGTTGTCCACTGCGCTGTTAGCCGGCGGGCATTCGCTTCCAAAGGGCAGGGCTAGTGCGGgccggcgcggggcgggggcaggTGGGGAACCGCCAAGAGACCACCCTTGGGGCTGCCTCAGGACGTGAAGCGGCCACTTCCTTTCACCGTCCGGAGTAGTTCTTCTCTGGCTGGGATTGTGTTCTACGCACGGACGTTTTTGTGACTTATTTTCCTAACGAGGGTTTTTGGTAGCCGCCCGGCACGGCTCGTTACACGTATTTACTTTGTTCCCCGTCTCCAGCGTCACCTCGCTCTAGTAACGGGCGTCTGGACCTCTCTGTGCCTACAGTCCCCTTCTCCAACCGCGTCCTCTGGAAGCTTCCCAGCTGCACGTGCGGAGGGCCGTGGTCCCCACCGAGGGGCTCCTAGCAGGCAGGCACGGCTGCCCCCATCAGGTTGAcagggctgggggccggggccggggccggggcggggggccaAGGCCGGGGTCCGGCTGGTCAGAGTTGTCCAGGAATTCCGCAGAAGGACccgtgcgtgcgcgcgcacatgCAGCCGAGCTTGTCCTGGCTACAGCCACGGGGCCCGCAGCCTCAGCGTCCCTGGGGCTCCCCGCGCTGCCCAGAGCTGCGGACTGCACCCCCACCCCGCAAATGCGACTAATTTATTCTCAGCTGTTGACAAAAGCGAGGCCGATTTAATCCCACTCACCAGCTCTCCTTTGTCCCCAGGAAAGCCATCGGAACCTGCGACGCCCTGAAACCACACGCCCCAAGGTCAGAGAGCGGCTTTCCAAGCTCGGGCGCCAGTCCCCAAGCCCTAGGCCCAGGGTCGGATGCCAATGACTGCACAGACCGGCAGGACACACGGTCCCTCTCTTGCCAAGCAGCATCTCAGGGTGCTGTTGCTTACTCTAGGCCCTCAACCAGTACGAAGAGGGCCAGGAGTCCCCAGAGGTCACAGGCCCGGCCCCTGAGCCTGTCCTGAGAGAGTGCGCCTTCTACAGACAGTCCTGGGGCCCAGACTCCACTCCCCACTTACAAGGCCCCATTCCCAGAAGGTCAGCGGAAACACCCCCTCCCTGTGAGCTGGGGCTGGGTGTCCAGAGCGGTCCCCTCTGCTCAGAAGGCATGAGGGAGAGCAGCtaatgaaggagggagggaaaaagaagggaCCTGAGCCCTGGGCGTCCACTCACCTGGTCTCCCTTAGGGCCGGCGGCTCCTCCTGGGCCCTGGCACAGAGAAGGGCAGTGTTAGAGGGAGCTCGGGGATCCCTGAGGCGGCCCCCTCCAAGCTGCGGAGCACGGCGGGGCTGGGAAAGCAGGCCCTCCCCAGGTGTGTTTCCCGTCCGTGGCAGTGTTCTGTGCatgcccatctctggaatcttcCAGAAAAACGGTCTTGGGGGCCCCGGAGCATCGCATCCACGGTGCTGTGACTGTGTCACAGGCCTCCTCGAATCTGGCATCCCTCCCAGTACCATGGGCCGTGCGCGGGTCATTGCCCATGTGAACTGCTGCGTCCCAGCGCTCAGGGCTCGTGTTCGTCACCTTCCCAGCGGACCCTGAGACGAGGGACGGGTCTGGAGGAACTGCCAGGATTGCTCacaaaacatggaaataaagaTTGTCCATCTGCTCCAACAGCAGCAGAGTGAGAACTTGCCCGAGGGGCAGAGATGAGGCCGCCCGACGACAATGGAGGCCAAGGGCAGCGAGGGGCGGGAAGATTCAGGCAAAGCCGGTGGGCACAGCCCCCGGGGAGGCCCCAGCCCGGTTGGCGAGCCCCAGACACCTGGGATTTCCTGCCTGGAGGCTGATGAAGGGCCCCTGGTCCGGCCACAGGCCCGTGGTTTCtgtgccccccgcccctgcctccccctgcagCTCCTCGGCCTCCCGCCTGCGGTGAAGTCTGGCGGCCAGCCGGCCATCgtgggaccctgagctcacaTCTGAGGAGGGCTCCAGGCTGCCCTGACCATCCCCAGACGACAGGGACCCTACAGCGAACGTCCCGACAGGCACAGGGCCCCCAGGACGGTCAGAAGCAGTGAGGCCTAATGGTGCCTAGAGCCGGGGCTTCGCTTATCTAAAGTGCGTCAAGCAATCCTCAAAAACCCAAAACATGAAGCCCTGGGCCTCCCCTGGACTCCACGGGGATCCGCCAGCAGCGGGCAGGTCCACCGCGTGGGTCCTCGGGATGGAGAATGGGGGCGGGGACAGCCACTCACCCGGTCACCGGTGCCACCTCGAAGGCCCTGGGGGCCCGGCAGGCCAGGGTCTCCCATGCTGCCCTTCTGGCCCTACAGACAAGGACCAGCCTGTCAGCACCCACAGGGGAGCCTGGCGGGGACAGCGCCCCCCGCCCAGCAGGCCCCCCTGGGCTCACTGGGCATAAAgcctggccccaaacctcacccacCTGGAAGCCTCGGATACCAGGGGCTCCAGGAGGGCCTTGTGGGCCCAGAGCCCcctgaaagagaaggggaaggagtgaGTCCCGCTCCGCTTGCCCCGGGGACGCTGGGCATCAGGCCCGGAGGCTGCGGACAGACGTGGGAGCCCTcttggcggcgggggggggggggcagttggGGTTGTAGAGCTTGGCCTTCCCCTCCGCTGCCACGCCTCAGTCTTGGGACCCAGGTACCCACAACCAGGGCTGTGGGGCCGGCGTCCTCATGATCCCTCTGTCCGTCTatggaggggatgggaggggagggcagcATCTTGTGGAGCCGAGACCAGGCCGCTGACCTCGGCCAGGTGTGGCGACTTAGTCCCTCGGCCCAGAGGTCCCCAGCTGGGCTTGGCCCTCACTGTCTTTCGGCTTTCACGGGGTCAGCCCACGGGTGCACCCAGAAGGCCTCCCCGGCCTGCACAGAAACCTGGTCACGTGGTGTTGCCGCGGCACCCTTCCCCTGGGCCACCCTGCGTCCCTCACTCACCGCTGAGCCCCTGTGGCCAGCTTCCCCACGCTCCCCAGGCACGCCAACGTCTCCCTGCACAAGGAGAAGGGGAGCGCCGGTGTCCCCGGAATCCGTGGACTTGGGGGGTGGGgacgggtggggagggggtggggacgggtgggggaggggtggggacgggtgggggaggggtggggacgggtgggggaggggtggggacggGTGGGGGAGGAGGTAGGAGGACTTACCGGGACCCCGGGCTCTCCTGAGGGGCCGGCCTCTCCCAGCTCGCCAGCTCGGCCCTGCACAGGACACGAGATCCCTGAGTGCCCACACGGCCCCTCCGTCCCCGCCCGGTGCTGCCCCCGCCCACCCACCAGGACAAAGAAGCCACATACCAGTTCTCCCTTCTCGCCCTTGGACCCTGCTCGTCCCGGGAGGCCCTGCACGAGTCAGAGGTCAGGGCTGCCGAACCCGCAGCAGAGCACCCCAAAGAGGGCCGGTTCCCCTGCACAAGCCCCTGCTTGGGGGCCCAGGGGCGTGGACCCCCATCTCAGGAACAGCGAAGGAAGCCCGTGCTCTCACCGGCAGCCCGTTGGGACCCTTCTCTCCTGGGGCACCATTGCGACCAGACTCTCCCTGCGGGAGATCGGGGACCGGCTGCTGAGGCCCAGGAAGCCGAATCCCGCAGACCCCCCGCCCCGCAGGCCACCGGCCCGACACCAACCTTCTCACCGTCGAGTCCCGGCACACCGTCGCGGCCGTCCTTGCCTGGCACACCCTGGGGACGGGGGACGGGGTGAGGCCTGCTGTGCCCCTcgttccccctcctccccagtcccCGCACTGTGTCAGCAGACCCCAGGCCGCCCCGCCCCACGCGGTGACCTGGGCAGCCCTCAGACTGCAGCCGAGGGCGGCTGGTGCATGGCAAGGGGCCAAGGACAGTGTGAAGGGTCCCACACGCTGCCACCCACATCCCCGCAGGGACACTGCCCCATGGCCTGGGTCACAGGTGATGGAACAGGCTTGGGAGCCAGGAGGAGAGCACACGGCCTCCCTCATGTGCCCTCCCTTCATCCTGCTTTCCCCGAGAAGGAGGCCGGAGGAGCGTCCGGGGGGCCTGTCCTCGCGGGCTGGGGTCAGGAGGGGACGGGAGGGGGGTCAGGCCTGGGCTGAGCGCCCGAGAACCCTCAGAACCCTCCTGGCTCCAGGCCAGGACAGCACGGGGCACGCAAGACCCTCCACCTGGCCCCCATGCCACGAAGACACCAGGGGTGCCCCGTCGTTGAAGGAGAGGGATTCTccgggggatggggtgggggtggtcggGGCAGCAACGCCATGCTCCGTGCAGGGACCCAGCCTCCGCCCAGCGCCAGGGTGGCCGTGGGTACTCACCGGCTCTCCACCCGGGCCTGCTACCCCAGGGACGCCTTTGGGACCAGGCCTGCCCTAAAAGACACACAATTGGCTACATTTTGGGGGGAGTCTGAGAAAGCTCCTCCCGGGTGCCACCCCTCAATCCCAGGCAGGCTCGCGTCAGGGACTGTGGACTCCGGGGCCTGAGTGCTCAGGGCTGGGGGACGGCCCCACTGGCCCAGCCCGACAGCAGGGGAAAGGCCTGTGGATCCAGGACCCAGCCTCGCATCCCATGTTCACGTCGGCCGCCAGACACGAGCTCATTAGAGCTCCCTGGAGAACTGCCCAGGACCCCGCGGGCCAGGCCGAGCTGCTACCCAGAGATGCACCACCCCCAGGAAagggcagcccccccccccggcatGTGTCATCTGGgcgtccccccccccaccgccccccagaTCAGGGTTTTTGGAGGAAGGAGCCAGAGAAGCTAGATTTACTTACAAGGTCACCCTTGGGGCCACGGAAACCCTCAGGGCCCCTCTCGCCTCTGTCACCCTGAAACGACGGGgcgaggagggtggggggtgggggaacagaaAGTTAACAGCTCGAGCAGGTTGGAGAGCCGCCCTGCGGGGAGACTGACCAGGCCGGGCCCCAGAAGTGGTTAGAAGAGCAGGTGCTGCCAAGGACCACGGGGGCCAGAGGGGCCAACTGCATCCCGTGAGTGTCCGGACAGAAGGGTACCAGCTCTTCCAGCACACTCGACCCACCCCCCAGGTGTGCCCACTGCCACTGCTCAGGTGTGCCCAGGGCTATGGGCCCATGAgaggactcagtcctgggaagGGCCAGCCCAGCGCAGTCCAGTGGGACTGGGGGAGGCACCGGCgtgcggaggaggaggaggagagggacggAGAGCCCTGGCTGCTCTCCACCCCAGATGCACACATACCACTCTCCCCGGGGCTCCTGGGATCCCTGGCGGCCCTCGGAATCCAATGGGACCCTGTGAGGGAGAGCGGGGGTATCTGGGCCTCTTGTCTGAAGCCTGGCCAGCGTCCCTCCGAGGACCTGGCTCCATCCAGAAAGATCTCGGCTCCAGCAGCCCCAACCAGACAGCCCCCAGCAGGCCCCTCCTCACTGGCCACCCAGAGGCCCAACCCTCTTCCCCCCATCTTCCAgggcctccccccagcccctcccctcctgaAGGTGGCCTCCCACAACAGCCTGGGCTGATCTGAGATGGCCAGACTTACCCGATCCCCTGGGGGTCCGGCTGGCCCTGGCAGGCCCCGAAGTCCCCGAGGTCCCTGTGGGGAGAGAGCTGGGAAGGCAGGGCTTGGGCCAGcagcctctgcccccaccccatgaTTGCATACCCCCTGGGTGCCACTGAGGGCCCTATAGTCTTCCCTAGGAGCACCTGACCTCAGGCAAGATGGAGGAGGTGGTGggcaagatggaggaggagggggccacAGGTGAAGGGGGTGGTGCAGGGCCACAGGTGGGCAAGATGGAGGGGGTGGGcaagatggaggaggaaggggccacAGGTGAAGGGGGTGGTGCAGGGCCACAGGTGGGCAAGATGGAGGGGGTGggcaagatggaggaggagggggccacAGGTGAAGGGGGTGGTGCAGGGCCACAGGCCCTGGAAGGGggacaggggaaggggaaggggccacAGGTTGGAGGAGATGGGGCCACAGGCCcaggggagggggcctgggacTTGCAGCCTGGTAGACACAGGACCTGGCCGGTTCCCTGCACAGGGACCTGGCGGACGGTCCCCTGCAGCCCTAGGCAGTCCAAGGGGCTCCGGTCCCACCTCCTCACCCCTGTccagctcctccccctcctcacctgcTGCCCCACAGTGCCTGGGATGCCAGCAGGCCCAGGGGGGCCAGGATCGCCCTGCAGTTGAGATAAAGGGGTATGAGCAAGATCAGCCCAGGCTCTTGCGGCACCTCTCCAAGCCCACTGCCCACCCCCAAGCCCACGCTGTTGGGGCCATCGCCCCACTCACAGCCTCCTGAGGCTACTGACCCTCCACCAGAGAGGCCCCCAGGCTTTCCCAGATGCCCCTGCCTGGCTGGCGTGGGCCCTTCTGCCGCCCATGCAGTGGCCTCTCTGGCTAGAGATGCTGCCAGCCTCCCTGGAGCCACGGGAGCGGccgcaggggcagggcaggagccTCCAGGAGACACTTCTCCAtccacctgggggagggggcgcctgagCTCAGGGAACCACGTGAGACTGGGCAGGCAGGGGTGTGTCCCGGGACCCTGGCCCAGCTCGCCTGGCTCTGACCAGCTGGGCCCCACACAGGCCTTGTACACGGTGCACCCCAGATGCAGCCAGtactctctccctcacccccaccatcCATGGGGGCCTGCCCAGACCGCAGCCCCGGCCGAGCACCCTTCTCTCCAGCCACCACCCCCCAGGGCCCTCATTCACCTTCTCGCCGTCCTTGCCGACCTCTCCTTGCTCGCCTTTGTAGCCGGTGGGTCCCTGAAAGCCAGCGGTGGGCGGCAAGTCACAGCCCACCCCCTGTGGCCCTGAACAGGGCCTGCATGGCCGCCAGCCCAGGTGGGCAAACTGAGGCCTGGTCAAGAGGGGCAGGGCTTCCCAGTCCTGGTGGCCACACCAGTGCCCACTGGTTACCACTGTGGAACGGGGGGTGCGGACAG comes from Neovison vison isolate M4711 chromosome 8, ASM_NN_V1, whole genome shotgun sequence and encodes:
- the COL9A3 gene encoding collagen alpha-3(IX) chain, translated to MGLRGPPGPSGLPGLPGPPGPPGPPGHPGVLPEGATDLQCPAICPPGPPGPPGMPGFKGPTGYKGEQGEVGKDGEKGDPGPPGPAGIPGTVGQQGPRGLRGLPGPAGPPGDRGPIGFRGPPGIPGAPGRVGDRGERGPEGFRGPKGDLGRPGPKGVPGVAGPGGEPGVPGKDGRDGVPGLDGEKGESGRNGAPGEKGPNGLPGLPGRAGSKGEKGELGRAGELGEAGPSGEPGVPGDVGVPGERGEAGHRGSAGALGPQGPPGAPGIRGFQGQKGSMGDPGLPGPQGLRGGTGDRGPGGAAGPKGDQGVAGSDGFPGDKGELGPGGAVGPKGESGSRGELGPKGIQGPNGTSGVEGLPGPPGPVGFPGVQGLPGITGKPGVPGREASEQHIRELCGGMLGEQIAQLAAHLRKPLAPGSAGRPGPAGPPGPPGPPGSIGHPGARGPPGYRGPTGELGDPGPRGAPGDRGDKGAAGAGLDGPAGDQGLRGPQGVPGVSKDGRDGAHGEPGPPGDPGLPGAVGAQGTPGICDTSACQGAVMGGGGEKSGSRSS